One genomic segment of Mycolicibacterium neworleansense includes these proteins:
- a CDS encoding DUF5994 family protein, with protein MNGLNGTRRLASPVRLTLARQLGADIDGAWWPHTASVANELPELVGVLHSSLGEVVDIRVNWSAAEGQLDLDSIVTGTRGPTGVKLSRPRLMMVAGRDACVKLLVIPCRTSPPLGSLVMRRAAAMPVEETERCTPAYDTADRVLRVAHLESARWLRA; from the coding sequence GTGAATGGTCTCAACGGGACTCGCCGGCTGGCCAGTCCGGTTCGGCTCACCCTCGCCAGGCAATTGGGCGCCGATATCGACGGAGCCTGGTGGCCGCACACCGCGTCGGTGGCAAACGAACTGCCCGAGCTTGTCGGAGTCCTGCATAGCTCGCTCGGGGAAGTTGTTGATATTCGCGTCAACTGGTCAGCTGCCGAGGGACAGCTCGACCTGGACTCGATCGTGACCGGAACCCGGGGACCGACCGGGGTGAAGCTGAGCCGGCCTCGTTTGATGATGGTGGCCGGCCGAGACGCGTGCGTGAAACTCCTTGTCATCCCGTGCCGGACGTCGCCACCCCTGGGCTCGCTGGTGATGCGTCGTGCCGCCGCGATGCCCGTGGAGGAAACGGAGCGGTGCACGCCCGCGTACGACACTGCGGATCGCGTCCTGCGCGTCGCCCACCTCGAATCTGCGCGATGGTTGCGGGCATGA
- a CDS encoding DUF808 domain-containing protein produces the protein MSAGLFGLLDDIAALARLAAASIDDIGAATGKATAKAAGVVIDDTAVTPQYVHGITADRELPVIKRIAIGSLRNKLLFILPAALLLSQFAPFLLTPILMLGATYLCFEGAEKVWGRFMGHGGHHADDQPTTAVGGDAEKYMITGAIRTDFILSAEIMVIALNEVADQTFWPRLIILVVVALVITAAVYGVVAGIVKMDDIGLLLAQRTSRVSQTIGRGLVAGMPKLLAALSTIGTVAMLWVGGHILLVGTDTLGWHTLYGLVHHAEEAVRHAVGSTFGGLLAWLTNTAASAVIGLVVGTVVVGIMHVLPFGKKEKHDAAA, from the coding sequence ATGAGCGCCGGCCTGTTCGGTTTGCTCGACGACATCGCCGCGCTGGCACGGCTGGCGGCGGCATCCATCGACGACATCGGGGCGGCGACCGGCAAGGCGACCGCCAAGGCCGCCGGCGTGGTGATCGACGACACCGCGGTCACGCCGCAGTACGTCCACGGCATCACCGCCGACCGTGAGCTGCCGGTGATCAAGCGCATCGCGATCGGCTCGCTACGCAACAAGCTGCTGTTCATCCTGCCCGCGGCGTTGCTGCTCAGCCAGTTCGCGCCGTTTCTGCTGACTCCGATCCTGATGCTGGGCGCGACGTACCTGTGCTTCGAAGGTGCCGAGAAGGTCTGGGGCCGCTTCATGGGCCACGGCGGACACCACGCCGACGACCAGCCCACCACAGCAGTCGGCGGCGACGCCGAGAAGTACATGATCACCGGCGCTATCCGCACCGATTTCATCCTGTCCGCCGAGATCATGGTGATCGCGCTGAACGAGGTGGCCGATCAGACGTTCTGGCCGCGACTGATCATTCTGGTAGTCGTCGCGCTGGTGATCACCGCCGCGGTCTACGGCGTGGTGGCCGGCATCGTGAAGATGGACGACATCGGTCTGCTGCTGGCCCAACGCACGTCACGGGTGTCGCAGACGATCGGCCGCGGCCTGGTCGCCGGGATGCCCAAGCTGCTGGCGGCGCTGTCGACGATCGGCACCGTCGCGATGCTCTGGGTCGGTGGTCACATCCTGCTGGTGGGTACCGACACGCTCGGCTGGCACACGCTCTACGGCCTGGTTCACCACGCCGAGGAGGCAGTCCGGCACGCCGTGGGCAGCACGTTCGGCGGTCTGCTGGCGTGGCTGACCAACACTGCCGCCTCGGCCGTCATCGGCCTGGTGGTCGGCACCGTCGTCGTGGGCATCATGCACGTGCTGCCGTTCGGCAAGAAAGAGAAGCACGACGCCGCTGCCTGA
- a CDS encoding MmpS family transport accessory protein, producing MLKHAWIPLVLVVVLAVSGLVVSRLHRMFGSEDLNANAGAGIEIVQFNPKVLVYDVYGPPGSTAQISYFDPDAKVHSVTAPLPWSITLSTTLPTVSANLMALGDGNEIGCRVTVNGTVREEQSANGVKPQTYCLVKSA from the coding sequence GTGTTGAAACACGCGTGGATTCCATTGGTTCTGGTGGTCGTGCTCGCGGTGTCGGGTCTGGTGGTCTCACGCCTGCACCGGATGTTCGGGTCCGAGGATCTCAACGCGAATGCCGGTGCCGGCATCGAGATCGTCCAGTTCAATCCGAAGGTCCTGGTGTACGACGTGTACGGGCCGCCCGGGTCGACCGCTCAGATCAGCTATTTCGACCCGGACGCCAAGGTGCATTCGGTGACCGCACCGCTGCCGTGGTCGATCACCTTGTCGACCACGTTGCCGACGGTCAGCGCCAACCTCATGGCATTGGGCGACGGGAATGAGATCGGCTGTCGCGTCACCGTGAACGGCACTGTCCGCGAAGAACAATCAGCCAACGGCGTCAAGCCCCAGACCTACTGCCTGGTGAAGTCCGCATGA
- a CDS encoding oxygenase MpaB family protein — MGPSAQRLSRNEMDQLDCRFFARSLLSMGHTMSTANVIMQLANPAVGYGVARSKVENGRLDRHPIKRARTTASYLAVAVLGNAEDRRRYRQAVNRQHAQVRSDADSPVEYNAMDPELQLWVAACLYFGWEDIYQRVHGRLAGAEREEFYQQGKVCGTTLQMPAEMWPPDRDSFARYWDAQVGKIRISDEVREFLLGIANFGYAHPVIQKRFAPVKYRRTIGYLPPAFREAMRVPWTAEDQQWFDEYVARHVQGERRRPLWLSQLGFRALLWDVRIRYRLGRPLV; from the coding sequence ATGGGGCCGAGTGCGCAGCGACTGTCGCGCAACGAGATGGACCAGCTCGACTGCCGATTCTTCGCCAGGTCGCTGTTGTCGATGGGACACACCATGAGCACGGCCAACGTGATCATGCAGTTGGCCAATCCGGCCGTCGGCTACGGCGTGGCCCGCAGCAAGGTGGAGAACGGGCGCCTGGATCGCCATCCGATCAAGAGGGCACGCACCACGGCTTCATACCTGGCTGTCGCGGTGCTCGGGAATGCCGAAGACCGTCGCCGGTATCGGCAAGCGGTCAACCGTCAACACGCTCAGGTGCGCTCCGACGCGGACAGTCCGGTTGAGTACAACGCGATGGATCCCGAACTCCAACTCTGGGTTGCGGCCTGCCTTTACTTCGGCTGGGAAGACATCTATCAACGGGTTCACGGGCGGCTCGCCGGTGCCGAGCGCGAAGAGTTCTACCAGCAGGGCAAGGTGTGCGGCACGACGCTGCAGATGCCGGCCGAGATGTGGCCGCCGGACCGTGACTCCTTCGCACGCTACTGGGATGCGCAGGTCGGAAAGATTCGGATCAGCGACGAGGTGCGTGAGTTTCTGCTCGGGATCGCCAACTTCGGGTACGCGCACCCGGTGATCCAGAAGCGGTTCGCGCCGGTCAAGTACCGCCGCACCATCGGTTATCTGCCGCCGGCGTTTCGCGAAGCGATGCGCGTGCCGTGGACAGCTGAGGATCAACAGTGGTTCGACGAGTATGTGGCGCGGCACGTCCAAGGAGAACGGAGAAGGCCACTCTGGCTGTCGCAGTTGGGATTCCGGGCCTTGCTCTGGGATGTCCGCATCCGGTACCGACTCGGCCGACCCTTGGTTTGA
- a CDS encoding sigma-70 family RNA polymerase sigma factor gives MPMSTGMHVNGDDCLAARFERDALPLVDQLFAAARRYTRNVADAEDLVQETMVKAYGSFHTYRDGTNIRAWLFRILTNTWINSYRTAQRRPQEVFADELTDAQLAEVGQRFPLGVVSAELAALESMGDDDVRQAMRALPESQGIVVYYADVAGFRYKEIAEILQIPVGTVMSRLHRGRRALRSRLVEMAVARGYLDRPSRNGTAA, from the coding sequence ATGCCGATGAGCACGGGTATGCACGTGAACGGCGATGATTGTCTGGCGGCTCGGTTCGAGCGCGATGCGCTGCCGTTGGTGGACCAACTTTTCGCGGCAGCGCGTCGGTATACGCGCAACGTTGCCGATGCCGAAGACCTCGTTCAGGAGACAATGGTCAAGGCGTACGGCAGTTTTCACACCTATCGGGATGGCACGAACATCCGTGCCTGGTTGTTCCGGATCCTGACCAACACCTGGATCAACTCGTATCGCACTGCGCAGCGTCGTCCTCAGGAGGTCTTCGCCGACGAGCTCACGGATGCGCAGCTCGCCGAAGTGGGGCAGCGGTTCCCGCTCGGCGTGGTCTCGGCGGAGCTGGCGGCGCTGGAGTCGATGGGTGACGACGACGTGCGCCAGGCGATGCGGGCGTTGCCGGAGTCGCAGGGCATCGTCGTGTACTACGCCGACGTTGCGGGTTTCCGGTACAAGGAGATTGCCGAGATCCTGCAGATTCCGGTGGGCACGGTGATGTCGCGATTGCATCGAGGGCGCCGTGCGCTGCGTTCGCGGCTGGTCGAAATGGCGGTTGCCCGAGGCTATCTCGATCGCCCGTCCCGCAACGGCACCGCGGCCTAG
- a CDS encoding HD domain-containing protein, whose translation MAFRPLVVADLTHFTKGMATTELDWQWSTRSGGALTTAQRRALLRPLIRALPAMVGDAIRTRRGRRGQGRLDFGSIRLPDSALARAAEQEARDVLSPHVLEHSYRTYFFGKALADIDGVTVDDELVYVASLLHDLNLEQPTRGRCFAVAGAERAVQFVSAHGGTEERAQAVGAAIAAHITVGVSENLADAGGFVSAGAGTDVFGLRMSELSAQWVDELLLRHPRLEFKRHLLKAWAAESAAVPDGRAAWMTRYAAFPLLIRLAPYSS comes from the coding sequence ATGGCATTTAGGCCACTCGTGGTGGCTGATCTGACGCATTTCACTAAAGGCATGGCAACGACCGAGTTGGATTGGCAATGGTCGACCCGCAGTGGCGGGGCGTTGACCACCGCTCAGCGACGGGCTCTGCTCAGACCATTGATCCGCGCGCTGCCGGCGATGGTCGGTGACGCCATCAGGACGCGGCGGGGCAGGCGGGGTCAAGGGCGCCTGGACTTCGGTTCGATTCGGTTACCGGACTCGGCGCTGGCCCGAGCCGCCGAGCAGGAGGCGCGGGACGTGTTGAGCCCGCATGTGCTCGAACACAGTTACCGCACATACTTTTTCGGGAAGGCGCTCGCCGATATCGATGGGGTGACGGTGGACGATGAGCTGGTCTACGTCGCCAGCTTGCTACATGATCTGAACCTCGAACAGCCCACCCGCGGCCGGTGCTTCGCGGTGGCCGGTGCGGAGCGGGCCGTGCAATTCGTCAGTGCGCATGGCGGGACGGAGGAACGCGCTCAAGCGGTGGGGGCGGCGATCGCCGCTCACATCACCGTCGGTGTCAGTGAAAACCTTGCCGATGCAGGGGGATTCGTCTCGGCCGGTGCCGGAACCGATGTCTTCGGCTTACGAATGTCGGAGCTGTCCGCTCAGTGGGTCGACGAACTCCTGCTGCGGCACCCGCGGCTCGAATTCAAGCGACATCTGCTCAAGGCGTGGGCGGCCGAAAGTGCGGCGGTCCCGGATGGGCGGGCGGCCTGGATGACCCGTTACGCGGCGTTTCCGCTGCTCATCAGGCTCGCGCCGTATTCGTCCTAG
- a CDS encoding cold-shock protein: MAQGTVKWFNGEKGFGFIAPDGGAPDVFVHYSEITGGGFRSLEENQRVEFEVTQGAKGPQATGVTAL; encoded by the coding sequence ATGGCACAGGGAACTGTGAAATGGTTTAACGGCGAAAAGGGCTTCGGCTTCATCGCCCCGGATGGCGGCGCACCTGACGTCTTCGTCCACTACTCCGAGATCACCGGCGGTGGTTTCCGGTCACTCGAAGAGAACCAGCGCGTCGAGTTCGAGGTCACGCAGGGAGCCAAGGGCCCCCAGGCAACAGGAGTTACCGCGCTCTAA
- a CDS encoding NCS2 family permease codes for MNRLDRFFEISTRGSTVPSEIRGGVVTFIAMAYIIVLNPVVLSGSADVDGNKLQFAQVSATTCLAAGVMTILFGVIARLPFAFAAGLGINSFLATTVVGTVTWPEAMGLVVIDGLIIVALAASGFRRLVFDAVPMQLKLAITAGIGLFILFIGLVDAGFVGSTGLPSPPVGLGTGGVGSINTVPTVVFVFTLLVTGILVARKVRGGILIGLVTGTVVAVIVEAIWHLGSAQDKPGGWGLSVPTLSGSPFALPDLSLVGEVSMGSFSRIGALAAIMLVFTLVFANFFDAMGTMTGLSREAGLSDAQGNFPRLKSALIVEGAGAVVGGSSSASSNTVFIESGAGIEEGARTGFANLITGALFLAAMFVAPLASIVPTEVAAAALVIVGAMMVSQLRHIDLTEFSVALPVVLTVATMAFSYSIANGIGVGFVAWAVLRSAAGKAREVSPLLWIVAVGFILYFARGWIESLIGM; via the coding sequence ATGAATCGACTCGATCGCTTCTTCGAGATCTCGACCCGTGGCTCGACGGTCCCCTCCGAGATCCGCGGAGGCGTGGTCACCTTCATCGCGATGGCCTACATCATCGTGCTGAACCCCGTCGTGCTGTCCGGCTCCGCCGACGTCGACGGCAACAAGCTCCAGTTCGCTCAGGTTTCGGCCACCACCTGCCTGGCGGCGGGCGTGATGACGATCCTGTTCGGCGTGATCGCGCGACTGCCGTTCGCATTCGCCGCGGGCCTTGGCATCAACTCGTTCCTGGCCACCACCGTGGTGGGCACCGTCACCTGGCCCGAGGCCATGGGTCTGGTGGTCATCGACGGCCTGATCATCGTGGCGCTGGCGGCCAGCGGATTCCGTCGCCTCGTGTTCGACGCGGTCCCCATGCAACTCAAACTGGCGATCACCGCGGGCATCGGGTTGTTCATTCTCTTCATCGGACTGGTCGACGCCGGATTCGTCGGCTCGACCGGGCTGCCGTCTCCACCGGTCGGGCTCGGCACGGGCGGCGTCGGCTCGATCAACACCGTGCCGACGGTCGTCTTCGTCTTCACCTTGCTGGTCACCGGCATCCTGGTGGCCCGCAAGGTCCGCGGCGGCATCCTGATCGGCCTCGTCACCGGCACCGTGGTGGCCGTGATCGTCGAGGCGATCTGGCACCTCGGATCGGCGCAGGACAAACCCGGCGGTTGGGGCCTGTCGGTACCGACGCTGTCCGGCTCGCCGTTCGCGCTTCCTGACCTGTCGCTCGTCGGTGAGGTCAGCATGGGCAGCTTCAGTCGCATCGGCGCGCTGGCCGCGATCATGCTGGTGTTCACCTTGGTCTTCGCCAACTTCTTCGACGCCATGGGCACGATGACCGGGCTGTCCCGGGAGGCTGGGCTGTCCGACGCCCAGGGCAACTTCCCGCGGCTGAAATCGGCGCTGATCGTCGAAGGCGCCGGCGCTGTCGTCGGCGGGTCCTCCTCGGCATCGTCGAACACGGTCTTCATCGAATCCGGCGCCGGTATCGAGGAGGGCGCCCGCACCGGGTTCGCCAATCTCATCACCGGTGCGCTGTTCCTGGCGGCGATGTTCGTCGCCCCGTTGGCCTCGATCGTGCCCACCGAGGTGGCGGCCGCGGCCCTGGTGATCGTCGGCGCCATGATGGTGTCGCAGCTGCGCCACATCGACTTGACGGAGTTCTCGGTGGCCCTGCCGGTGGTGCTCACCGTGGCCACCATGGCGTTCAGCTATTCGATCGCCAACGGCATCGGTGTCGGCTTCGTGGCCTGGGCCGTGCTGCGGTCGGCGGCCGGTAAGGCACGTGAGGTCAGCCCGCTGCTGTGGATCGTGGCCGTCGGCTTCATCCTGTACTTCGCCCGTGGCTGGATCGAGTCACTCATCGGCATGTAG